A region of Gloeocapsa sp. PCC 73106 DNA encodes the following proteins:
- a CDS encoding thioesterase II family protein, with the protein MTRLNKSSSWLTFPKTNPKAQLRLFCFPYAGGSGWVFRPWLNHLPEAIELCLIELPARGKRWNESPIVRLESLLEALKGAILPHLDLPFAFFGHSMGGLVSFELTRLLATEHQISPVYLLVSGCRAPQIRDRNPPIHHLPDTEFIQELCRLNGTPQAVLEDTELMQLVLPALRSDFEILETYNYSADTPLNCPIAVFGGLQDEKVPQEDLQAWKFQTNQTFYLEMFEGDHFFIDSVRSRLLTSITKILV; encoded by the coding sequence TAAATCCAGCTCTTGGTTAACTTTTCCTAAAACCAATCCCAAGGCTCAATTAAGGTTATTTTGTTTCCCCTACGCGGGAGGTTCCGGGTGGGTGTTTCGTCCGTGGCTGAATCATTTACCAGAGGCGATCGAACTCTGTTTAATTGAATTACCAGCAAGAGGCAAAAGATGGAATGAATCGCCAATAGTTCGGCTAGAATCTTTGCTCGAAGCTTTAAAAGGAGCTATTTTACCCCACTTGGATCTACCTTTTGCTTTCTTTGGTCATAGTATGGGCGGATTAGTTAGTTTTGAGTTAACCCGTCTACTCGCCACAGAACATCAGATTAGCCCAGTTTATCTTTTGGTTTCTGGTTGTCGTGCGCCTCAGATTCGCGATCGCAATCCCCCCATCCATCATTTACCTGATACTGAGTTTATCCAAGAATTATGCCGTCTTAATGGTACACCTCAAGCCGTTTTAGAGGATACTGAATTGATGCAATTGGTTTTACCAGCTCTTAGATCCGATTTTGAGATTTTAGAAACTTATAATTATTCTGCGGATACCCCTTTAAATTGTCCTATCGCAGTTTTTGGCGGTTTGCAAGATGAAAAAGTCCCTCAAGAAGATTTACAAGCTTGGAAATTTCAGACAAATCAGACTTTTTATCTAGAAATGTTTGAAGGAGATCATTTTTTTATCGATTCAGTGCGATCGCGCTTATTAACCTCGATTACTAAGATCTTGGTGTAA